In Bactrocera oleae isolate idBacOlea1 chromosome 5, idBacOlea1, whole genome shotgun sequence, a genomic segment contains:
- the Ssu72 gene encoding RNA polymerase II subunit A C-terminal domain phosphatase SSU72 isoform X2 — protein sequence MSNNSNLSVAVVCSSNMNRSMEAHHFLAKKGFNVRSFGTGERVKLPGTAIDKPNVYEFGTPYDTIYQDLLTKDKQYYTQNGLLHMLDRNRRIKKCPERFQECKEQFDIIVTVEERVYDQVLEHMESCDPIDNRPVHVFNVDIEDNHEEALMGAFLITDMINMMAKSTDLDNDIDELLQEFESRRNKTVLHSVLFY from the exons ATGTCGAATAATTCAAATCTATCTGTGGCTGTGGTATGTTCCTCAAACATGAATCGTTCAATGGAGGCACATCATTTCCTAGCAAAGAAGGGCTTCAACGTGCGTTCCTTTGGCACTGGTGAACGTGTAAAACTCCCAGGCACAGCCATCGATAAACCAAATGTATATGAATTTGGCACGCCGTACGACACAATCTACCAGGATCTGCTTACTAAAGATAAACAATA CTATACACAAAACGGGTTACTGCATATGCTTGACCGTAATCGCAGAATTAAAAAGTGTCCAGAACGCTTTCAGGAATGCAAAGAACAATTCGATATTATTGTGACCGTGGAAGAGCGCGTCTACGACCAGGTGCTAGAACATATGGAATCTTGTGATCCCATCGACAACCGACCTGTACATGTATTCAATGTGGATATTGAGGACAATCACGAGGAGGCTTTAATGGGCGCTTTTCTAATCACGGACATGATAAATATG ATGGCGAAATCAACCGATCTGGATAACGATATTGACGAACTGCTGCAAGAATTCGAGTCTCGGCGCAATAAAACTGTTTTGCATTCGGTACTTTTCTACTGA
- the Ssu72 gene encoding RNA polymerase II subunit A C-terminal domain phosphatase SSU72 isoform X1, translating to MSNNSNLSVAVVCSSNMNRSMEAHHFLAKKGFNVRSFGTGERVKLPGTAIDKPNVYEFGTPYDTIYQDLLTKDKQYYTQNGLLHMLDRNRRIKKCPERFQECKEQFDIIVTVEERVYDQVLEHMESCDPIDNRPVHVFNVDIEDNHEEALMGAFLITDMINMVIMQTNNKRLPVLILNLKLPVEVIEAYELREVISKLLVYVVHTKNTITKLIYCLHKYTVHSMKMNA from the exons ATGTCGAATAATTCAAATCTATCTGTGGCTGTGGTATGTTCCTCAAACATGAATCGTTCAATGGAGGCACATCATTTCCTAGCAAAGAAGGGCTTCAACGTGCGTTCCTTTGGCACTGGTGAACGTGTAAAACTCCCAGGCACAGCCATCGATAAACCAAATGTATATGAATTTGGCACGCCGTACGACACAATCTACCAGGATCTGCTTACTAAAGATAAACAATA CTATACACAAAACGGGTTACTGCATATGCTTGACCGTAATCGCAGAATTAAAAAGTGTCCAGAACGCTTTCAGGAATGCAAAGAACAATTCGATATTATTGTGACCGTGGAAGAGCGCGTCTACGACCAGGTGCTAGAACATATGGAATCTTGTGATCCCATCGACAACCGACCTGTACATGTATTCAATGTGGATATTGAGGACAATCACGAGGAGGCTTTAATGGGCGCTTTTCTAATCACGGACATGATAAATATGGTAATAATGCAGACCAACAACAAACGTCTACCTgttttaatattgaatttaaaattgcctGTGGAGGTGATTGAAGCGTATGAGTTGCGGGAAGTGATTTCAAAGCTTTTGGTGTACGTTGTTCACAcaaaaaacacaataacaaaGTTAATTTATTGCTTGCATAAATATACGGTACACTCAATGAAAATGAACGCTtga